The following are encoded in a window of Amycolatopsis solani genomic DNA:
- a CDS encoding DUF1761 domain-containing protein, translated as MIAILVATMAAFAASSIWYTAFGGLWARLSPAAAPSRPSAWRAGAEFARTLVLVAAFAALSAAVGVAGVPGSVGLALLLWAGFPAVILSGSVLHERVPVRLAALHAGDWLLKIVLVAAIMGA; from the coding sequence GTGATCGCGATCTTGGTGGCGACGATGGCGGCGTTCGCGGCGAGTTCGATCTGGTACACGGCGTTCGGCGGGCTCTGGGCCCGCCTCAGCCCCGCGGCGGCGCCATCCCGTCCCTCGGCGTGGCGCGCCGGCGCGGAGTTCGCCCGCACACTGGTCCTGGTGGCGGCGTTCGCCGCCCTGTCCGCGGCGGTCGGCGTCGCCGGAGTGCCGGGTTCCGTCGGGCTGGCGTTGCTGCTGTGGGCGGGCTTCCCGGCGGTGATCCTGAGCGGCTCGGTGCTGCACGAGCGCGTCCCGGTCCGCCTGGCGGCCCTGCACGCGGGCGACTGGCTGCTGAAGATCGTGCTCGTGGCGGCGATCATGGGCGCCTGA
- a CDS encoding ABC transporter substrate-binding protein → MRTHHRTRFLASALAALTVVGVLAGCSRADSSAAPAANQGAAGEVRVGFFPNVTHAPALIGAKKDFFKNELGSTKLTTQTFNAGPEEVNALLGGSLDVAFLGSGPAINAFTKSKGAIQLISGAVSGGAQLVVKPDITSVDGLKGKNIATPQLANTQDVALKKFLADKKLTDQVKITNLDNPKTLDAFKKGEVDGGWLPEPWASRLVLDAGAKVLVDEKTLWPGGRFPTTVVIVRSEFLQQHPDTVRALLKGELAAIDWAKANPAEAKTVVNGALKELAGSTLSEAVLDRAFSGIELTTDPVAAEFPQLAQDSVTAGVVKSAVALKGFADFGPLNEVLKAKNLPAVEAPELTK, encoded by the coding sequence GTGCGCACCCACCACAGAACTCGTTTCCTGGCCTCGGCGCTGGCCGCCCTGACCGTCGTGGGCGTGCTCGCCGGCTGCTCGCGCGCGGACAGCAGCGCCGCGCCGGCCGCCAACCAGGGCGCCGCCGGGGAGGTCCGGGTCGGGTTCTTCCCGAACGTCACCCACGCTCCCGCGCTGATCGGCGCCAAGAAGGACTTCTTCAAGAACGAGCTCGGCTCGACCAAGCTCACCACTCAGACGTTCAACGCCGGCCCCGAAGAGGTCAACGCCCTGCTCGGCGGCTCCCTCGACGTCGCTTTCCTCGGCTCCGGCCCGGCGATCAACGCCTTCACCAAGTCCAAGGGCGCCATCCAGCTGATCTCGGGCGCCGTCTCGGGCGGCGCGCAGCTGGTCGTCAAGCCGGACATCACCAGCGTCGACGGGCTCAAGGGCAAGAACATCGCGACGCCGCAGCTGGCCAACACCCAGGACGTCGCCCTCAAGAAGTTCCTCGCCGACAAGAAGCTGACCGACCAGGTCAAGATCACCAACCTCGACAACCCGAAGACGCTCGACGCCTTCAAGAAGGGCGAGGTCGACGGCGGCTGGCTGCCCGAGCCGTGGGCGTCCCGGCTGGTCCTCGACGCCGGCGCGAAGGTGCTCGTCGACGAGAAGACCCTGTGGCCCGGCGGCCGCTTCCCGACCACCGTCGTGATCGTGCGCAGCGAGTTCCTGCAGCAGCACCCGGACACCGTCCGCGCGTTGCTCAAGGGCGAACTGGCCGCGATCGACTGGGCGAAGGCCAACCCGGCGGAGGCGAAGACCGTGGTCAACGGCGCTCTCAAGGAGCTGGCCGGCAGTACCTTGAGCGAAGCGGTCCTGGACCGCGCGTTCTCCGGTATCGAGCTGACCACCGACCCCGTCGCCGCCGAATTCCCGCAGCTCGCGCAGGACTCGGTGACGGCCGGCGTAGTGAAGTCGGCGGTCGCGCTCAAGGGCTTCGCCGACTTCGGCCCGCTGAACGAGGTGCTGAAGGCCAAGAACCTGCCCGCCGTCGAAGCTCCCGAACTCACCAAGTGA
- a CDS encoding S-adenosylmethionine:tRNA ribosyltransferase-isomerase — translation MNIKFELPAELSASAPPEARGLARDEVRLLVAGPSGVHHTVFSSLGLHLRPGDLLVVNTSGTLPAAVDAVRSGRPVVVHFASPLDDGDWIVELRAPGGPLLDGRPGEVVELPGGASLTLLSSATERLWRASVAVEGSVPGFLAAAGRPIRYGYVPRAWPLSDYQTVFAREPGSAEMPSASRPFTTELVTRLVTDGVLFAPLLLHTGVSSPEADEPPQPERFRVPPTTAALVSWARARGGRVIAVGTTAARALESAWSAGEVHAAEGWTDLVLGPAHPARVVDGIVTGLHAPEASHLLLLEAVAGRERVQHAYDAAVERRYLWHEFGDVSLLLRR, via the coding sequence ATGAACATCAAGTTCGAGCTGCCCGCGGAGTTGTCGGCGTCGGCCCCGCCGGAGGCCCGTGGCCTGGCACGCGACGAGGTCCGCCTGCTGGTCGCCGGACCGTCGGGCGTCCACCACACGGTGTTTTCCTCGCTGGGCTTGCACCTGCGGCCCGGTGACCTGCTGGTGGTGAACACGTCCGGGACGCTGCCCGCGGCGGTGGACGCGGTCCGGTCCGGACGCCCGGTGGTGGTCCACTTCGCCTCGCCCCTGGACGACGGCGACTGGATCGTGGAACTGCGAGCCCCCGGCGGCCCGCTGCTCGACGGCCGTCCCGGGGAAGTCGTGGAACTGCCCGGCGGTGCTTCCCTGACGTTGCTGTCCTCGGCGACCGAGCGGCTGTGGCGGGCTTCGGTGGCGGTCGAGGGTTCGGTCCCGGGGTTCCTCGCCGCGGCCGGCCGCCCGATCCGCTATGGGTATGTCCCGCGCGCGTGGCCGCTGTCGGACTACCAGACGGTGTTCGCCCGCGAGCCGGGCAGCGCGGAGATGCCCTCGGCGTCCCGCCCGTTCACGACGGAGCTGGTGACCCGCCTGGTGACGGACGGGGTGCTGTTCGCGCCGCTGCTGCTGCACACGGGGGTGTCGTCCCCGGAGGCGGACGAGCCGCCCCAGCCGGAACGCTTCCGCGTCCCGCCCACGACGGCGGCACTGGTCTCCTGGGCCCGCGCCCGCGGCGGCCGGGTGATCGCGGTCGGCACGACGGCGGCCCGCGCCCTGGAGTCGGCCTGGTCAGCGGGCGAGGTCCACGCGGCCGAGGGCTGGACGGACCTGGTGCTGGGCCCGGCCCACCCGGCCCGGGTCGTGGACGGCATCGTCACGGGCCTGCACGCCCCGGAGGCGTCCCACCTGCTGCTGCTGGAGGCGGTGGCGGGCCGCGAGCGGGTCCAGCACGCGTACGACGCGGCGGTGGAGCGCCGCTACCTGTGGCACGAGTTCGGCGACGTCTCACTCCTGCTGCGCCGCTGA
- a CDS encoding SDR family NAD(P)-dependent oxidoreductase codes for MPTALVTGASAGLGRALAQALVSRKWTVVGDGRDAAALSAAAREIGFTAVPGDVADPAHRAQLAGACPALDLLVNNASSLGVSPLPALGSYPLADLENVYRVNVFAPLALTQLLLPALTASRGTIVDISSDAAVEAYEGWGGYGSAKAALDQLTAVLGAEHPDLAVYAVDPGDLRTAMHQRAFPGEDISDRPLPSSVVPGFLRLLDERPPSGRYRAADLLVSA; via the coding sequence ATGCCAACCGCACTCGTGACCGGCGCGTCCGCCGGTCTGGGCCGCGCCCTCGCGCAGGCCCTGGTGAGTCGCAAGTGGACGGTCGTCGGCGACGGCCGCGACGCGGCGGCGTTGTCCGCGGCCGCGAGGGAGATCGGCTTCACGGCCGTCCCCGGCGACGTCGCCGACCCGGCCCACCGCGCCCAGCTGGCCGGCGCCTGCCCGGCGCTCGACCTGCTCGTCAACAACGCGAGCTCACTCGGCGTCAGCCCGCTGCCCGCCTTGGGGAGCTATCCCTTGGCGGACCTGGAAAACGTCTACCGCGTCAACGTGTTCGCGCCGCTGGCGCTGACGCAGCTGCTCCTGCCCGCGCTGACGGCCTCGCGCGGCACGATCGTCGACATCAGCTCGGACGCGGCCGTCGAAGCGTACGAAGGCTGGGGTGGTTACGGCTCGGCGAAGGCCGCGCTGGACCAGCTCACGGCGGTGCTCGGCGCGGAGCACCCGGACCTGGCGGTGTACGCGGTCGACCCGGGCGACCTGCGCACGGCGATGCACCAGCGCGCGTTCCCGGGCGAGGACATCTCGGACCGGCCGCTGCCGTCGTCGGTGGTCCCGGGGTTCCTGCGGCTGCTCGACGAGCGTCCACCGAGCGGCCGCTACCGCGCCGCGGATCTTCTGGTGAGCGCATGA
- a CDS encoding DUF4268 domain-containing protein, with translation MTTDAYGLGRLERLADPRDVWKHEAADFTPWLAENIDVLSDAIGLPLSVVGQEVLVGDFRVDIHATDPDGRNVIIENQLEPSDHSHLGQLLVYASGLEAATAIWITPRLREEHRSALVWLNERTDADVRAFGIEVGLVRIGASVRAPVLDVVVKPNDWAKAAKETSKAVVSPKNQQRMAFFEDVFDLMATTYPAIRAPKTQTASWCSFASGPFGYYSLTFTKQGYRVEIYLDSGGKEANKQVFDELYGERQVVQEALGFELDWARLDNNRSSRIATYLEGFDLETADEATRQRAVEWSVDRATALHRQFDVRLRELAKLAKRTADQPGGDLR, from the coding sequence ATGACCACTGACGCCTACGGCCTCGGCCGGCTGGAACGGCTCGCGGACCCCCGCGACGTATGGAAGCACGAGGCCGCGGATTTCACACCTTGGCTGGCCGAGAACATCGACGTACTCAGCGACGCCATCGGTTTGCCGCTCTCGGTGGTGGGTCAGGAGGTGCTGGTCGGGGATTTCCGCGTCGACATCCACGCGACCGATCCGGACGGCCGGAACGTCATCATCGAGAACCAGCTCGAGCCCAGTGACCATTCGCACCTCGGTCAGCTGCTCGTGTACGCCAGCGGGCTCGAAGCGGCGACCGCCATCTGGATCACGCCACGGCTGCGGGAGGAGCACCGGAGCGCGCTGGTCTGGCTCAACGAGCGCACCGACGCCGACGTCCGGGCCTTCGGAATCGAAGTGGGCCTAGTCCGCATCGGTGCCTCGGTGCGCGCGCCCGTTCTCGACGTCGTCGTCAAACCCAATGACTGGGCGAAGGCGGCGAAAGAGACCTCCAAGGCGGTGGTTTCGCCGAAGAACCAGCAGCGCATGGCGTTCTTCGAGGATGTCTTCGACCTGATGGCGACGACCTATCCGGCGATCCGTGCGCCCAAGACGCAGACGGCCAGTTGGTGCAGTTTCGCGTCGGGTCCTTTCGGCTACTACAGCCTCACCTTCACCAAGCAGGGCTACCGAGTCGAGATCTACCTGGATTCCGGCGGCAAGGAAGCGAACAAGCAGGTTTTCGACGAGCTCTACGGCGAACGCCAGGTGGTGCAGGAGGCTTTGGGCTTCGAGCTGGACTGGGCTCGGCTCGACAACAACCGAAGCAGCCGCATAGCGACGTACCTGGAGGGTTTCGACCTCGAAACGGCGGACGAGGCCACCAGGCAACGGGCGGTCGAGTGGAGTGTCGACCGGGCGACGGCGCTTCACCGGCAGTTCGACGTTCGGTTGCGCGAGCTGGCCAAGCTGGCGAAGCGAACTGCGGACCAGCCGGGTGGTGACCTCCGATGA
- a CDS encoding purine-cytosine permease family protein, with amino-acid sequence MSGRGLDAEVFGGRMPTGGGDLAIETHGIAPVPEGNRFGRPWRLFSVWFAPNLTMTAVFTGTLAASLGLGFWTGLAAMLAGTVLGSLPVAYLSTWGPRTGTGQLPLARLPFGRGVVLPGLVQWLGSIAWDALVGLFGGEALAELTGLPFWAAVLIVLVLQCALGVFGYALIHRVQAVMSVLLVLAFAALAVKVLSGHPIAAADTASGADLAGGVVLFTTITLSLAISWAPYASDFSRYLPASTSSRSVFLATLSGLVVSYAIGETLGLALGSSLGDQTATGVAALLGGGFLGALALAVIALAAVSSNAMNDYSGSLALQTVGVRLRRPVSAVVVTVLAFALILWMHSGELAAKFQNVLLFVSYWIPPFLGVVVPDWLARTRGGRQVDVLAAVSVRPWAAVVAFVLGFGAAVPFMNTSLYTGPVAAALHGADLAYYVGLVVSLAAYSLLRGRSRVDLK; translated from the coding sequence ATGAGCGGACGCGGTCTGGACGCCGAGGTCTTCGGCGGGCGGATGCCCACCGGCGGCGGTGACCTGGCGATCGAAACCCACGGTATCGCGCCGGTCCCGGAGGGCAACCGGTTCGGCCGTCCCTGGCGGCTGTTCAGCGTTTGGTTCGCGCCCAACCTGACGATGACGGCGGTGTTCACCGGCACCCTCGCCGCGTCGCTCGGCCTCGGCTTCTGGACCGGGCTGGCCGCGATGCTCGCCGGCACCGTGCTCGGGTCGCTGCCGGTCGCGTACCTGTCCACCTGGGGCCCGCGCACCGGCACCGGTCAGCTGCCGCTGGCCCGGCTGCCGTTCGGCCGCGGGGTCGTGCTGCCCGGGCTGGTGCAGTGGCTCGGCTCGATCGCGTGGGACGCGCTGGTCGGGCTGTTCGGCGGCGAGGCGCTGGCCGAGCTGACCGGGCTGCCGTTCTGGGCGGCGGTGCTGATCGTGCTGGTGCTGCAGTGCGCGCTCGGCGTGTTCGGCTACGCGCTGATCCACCGGGTCCAGGCGGTGATGAGCGTGCTGCTGGTGCTCGCGTTCGCCGCGCTCGCCGTGAAGGTCCTTTCCGGACACCCGATCGCCGCGGCGGACACGGCTTCGGGTGCCGACCTGGCCGGCGGCGTCGTCCTGTTCACGACGATCACGTTGTCGCTGGCGATCTCCTGGGCGCCCTACGCTTCGGACTTCAGCCGCTACCTGCCCGCGTCGACGTCGTCGCGCAGCGTCTTCCTGGCGACGCTGTCCGGGCTGGTCGTTTCGTACGCGATCGGGGAAACCCTCGGGCTCGCGCTGGGTTCCTCGCTCGGCGACCAGACGGCCACCGGGGTCGCCGCACTGCTCGGCGGCGGGTTCCTGGGCGCGCTGGCGCTGGCGGTGATCGCGCTCGCGGCGGTGTCGTCGAACGCGATGAACGACTACAGCGGCTCGCTGGCCCTGCAGACGGTCGGCGTCCGGCTGCGGCGCCCGGTCTCCGCGGTGGTCGTCACGGTGCTCGCGTTCGCGCTGATCCTGTGGATGCACAGCGGCGAGCTGGCGGCCAAGTTCCAGAACGTGCTGCTGTTCGTCAGCTACTGGATCCCGCCGTTCCTCGGCGTGGTCGTCCCGGACTGGCTCGCGCGCACCCGGGGCGGGCGGCAGGTGGACGTCCTCGCCGCGGTGTCCGTGCGACCGTGGGCGGCGGTGGTGGCGTTCGTGCTCGGCTTCGGCGCGGCGGTGCCGTTCATGAACACGTCGCTCTACACCGGACCGGTCGCGGCGGCGCTGCACGGCGCGGATCTCGCCTACTACGTCGGGCTCGTCGTTTCGCTGGCAGCGTACTCGCTGCTGCGCGGCCGATCCCGGGTTGACCTCAAGTAA
- a CDS encoding ABC transporter ATP-binding protein, protein MTTTLPSGRTGFTGTTAVRLDGVRKTFGPTGRAVVALDGVDLTVAPGEFVCLLGASGCGKSTLLNLVAGLDAPSAGEITLNTSRPAVMFQEAALMPWLTATRNVELPLRLAGFGRTERREKAAELLELVRLTDAANKRPHELSGGMRQRVALARALAATLRVGGDPEQALLLMDEPFAALDAITRDCLQSELLRVYRSTNTSVLFVTHDVREAVRLGQRVVLLSSRPGRVVREWTDVQLADAEELTEEITGHLREVISTHAAA, encoded by the coding sequence ATGACCACGACCCTCCCCAGTGGCCGGACCGGGTTCACCGGCACGACCGCGGTGCGTCTCGACGGCGTGCGCAAGACGTTCGGCCCGACCGGCCGCGCGGTCGTCGCGCTCGACGGTGTCGACCTGACGGTCGCGCCCGGCGAGTTCGTCTGCCTGCTGGGCGCGTCCGGCTGTGGCAAGAGCACGCTGCTGAACCTGGTCGCCGGGCTGGACGCGCCGTCGGCCGGGGAGATCACGCTGAACACGTCGCGGCCCGCGGTCATGTTCCAGGAAGCGGCGCTGATGCCGTGGCTGACCGCGACCCGCAACGTGGAGCTGCCGCTGCGGCTGGCCGGGTTCGGCCGGACCGAGCGCCGCGAAAAGGCCGCCGAGCTGCTGGAACTGGTCCGGCTGACGGACGCGGCGAACAAGCGGCCGCACGAGCTGTCCGGCGGTATGCGGCAGCGCGTCGCGCTGGCCCGCGCGCTGGCGGCGACCCTCCGCGTCGGCGGTGACCCGGAGCAGGCGCTGCTGCTGATGGACGAGCCGTTCGCCGCGCTCGACGCCATCACCCGCGATTGCCTGCAGAGCGAACTCCTGCGCGTCTACCGCAGCACGAACACGTCGGTGCTGTTCGTGACGCACGACGTGCGCGAAGCGGTCCGGCTCGGGCAGCGGGTCGTGCTCCTGTCGTCGCGGCCCGGCCGGGTCGTGCGCGAGTGGACGGACGTCCAGCTGGCCGACGCCGAGGAGCTCACCGAGGAGATCACGGGCCACCTGCGCGAGGTGATCAGCACCCATGCCGCAGCTTGA
- a CDS encoding acyl-ACP desaturase produces the protein MAVPESTALMYELEGTVEENLNRHLAAAQEWMPHEFVPWSEGRNFADLGGEAWDPEQSRVSPIARTALEVNLLTEDNLPSYHREIERAFGRDGAWGTWVHRWTAEEGRHGICIRDYLLVTRAVDPVELERMRMATMQAGYETEDKPLLRVCAYVSFQELATRLSHRNTGRYTQDPLAEKLLARVSTDENLHMVFYRNLVKAAFEISPDAMMRAITDEVLDFAMPGAVIPSFARRAALIAKAGIYDLRIHHDDVVMPLLRYWKVFDREGFGEVGETARDELAAFVKNLDAQAARFEERRDAAAARAAARGLPAL, from the coding sequence ATGGCCGTTCCCGAGAGCACCGCACTCATGTACGAGCTCGAGGGGACGGTCGAGGAAAACCTCAACCGGCACCTCGCCGCCGCGCAGGAATGGATGCCGCACGAGTTCGTTCCGTGGAGTGAGGGGCGGAACTTCGCCGATCTGGGCGGGGAGGCGTGGGATCCGGAGCAGTCGCGGGTTTCGCCCATCGCGCGGACCGCGCTCGAGGTCAACCTCCTGACCGAGGACAACCTGCCCAGCTACCACCGCGAGATCGAGCGCGCCTTCGGCCGCGACGGCGCCTGGGGCACCTGGGTGCACCGCTGGACGGCCGAGGAGGGCCGGCACGGCATCTGCATCCGCGACTACCTCCTCGTCACGCGCGCGGTCGACCCGGTCGAGCTCGAGCGGATGCGGATGGCGACCATGCAGGCCGGGTACGAGACCGAGGACAAGCCGCTGCTGCGGGTCTGCGCCTACGTCTCGTTCCAGGAGCTCGCGACACGCCTTTCGCACCGCAACACCGGCCGCTACACCCAGGACCCGCTGGCCGAGAAGCTGCTCGCCCGCGTGTCCACCGACGAGAACCTGCACATGGTCTTCTACCGGAACCTGGTGAAGGCGGCGTTCGAGATCTCGCCGGACGCGATGATGCGGGCGATCACCGACGAGGTCCTCGACTTCGCGATGCCCGGCGCGGTCATCCCGAGCTTCGCCCGTCGCGCGGCGCTGATCGCCAAGGCGGGCATCTACGACCTGCGCATCCACCACGACGACGTCGTGATGCCGCTGCTGCGCTACTGGAAGGTCTTCGACCGCGAGGGCTTCGGCGAGGTCGGCGAAACCGCGCGCGACGAGCTCGCCGCGTTCGTCAAGAACCTCGACGCGCAGGCCGCGCGCTTCGAGGAACGTCGTGACGCCGCGGCCGCCCGTGCCGCCGCCCGGGGTCTGCCCGCCCTCTGA
- a CDS encoding sensor histidine kinase has protein sequence MTGLLVVGLALGVTSLTLKAADGGHSALDTALSTATGFLFLLAGAVAHVRRPANPIGVLIALAGVALFLEDLQFARDPVLYTIAVPLRAASSPVIAHLVLAFPHGRLRSRWERLLVAAAYLVVLGSGVVGLLADDDPRDLLAIRPGSHGGAFADRALELAATAISAGVVVVLLYRWLTGRLPQRRLLSPVITIALLGALTSGAGTALGDGHPLSAPLLQAYRILFCLWPLAFLAGVLRARVGNAEMIRLLLERDGTGLAALVQDDEVWKDSRSIDALNAAAGLVLDNQRLTAELEQRLAEVRASRARLVEAGDEERRRLERDLHDGAQQRLVSVVLLLRMTGRRYGDGLPPEVRALLSGSVDELQTAITELRELARGIRPAILTEAGLAAAVRSLAERSPMDVALAVGPVPRLDAAVEATAYFVTSEALTNALKHAQTDHVDVRITTEGAELRVEVTDAGVGGASLDGGTGLAGLRDRVDALGGDLTVSSGPGGTAVHAAIPLPEKP, from the coding sequence ATGACCGGCTTGCTCGTCGTCGGCCTGGCCCTCGGCGTCACCTCGCTGACGCTGAAGGCGGCCGATGGCGGCCATTCCGCGCTCGACACCGCGCTCAGCACCGCAACCGGCTTCCTCTTCCTGCTCGCGGGCGCGGTCGCGCACGTCCGGCGCCCGGCCAACCCGATCGGCGTGCTCATCGCGCTCGCCGGCGTCGCGCTGTTCCTCGAAGACCTGCAGTTCGCCCGTGACCCGGTGCTGTACACGATCGCCGTGCCGCTGCGCGCCGCGTCCAGCCCGGTGATCGCGCACCTCGTGCTGGCGTTCCCGCACGGCAGGCTGCGGTCGCGGTGGGAACGGCTGCTCGTCGCCGCGGCGTACCTGGTGGTGCTCGGTTCGGGCGTGGTCGGGCTGCTGGCCGACGACGACCCGCGCGACCTGCTGGCGATCCGGCCGGGTTCGCACGGCGGCGCGTTCGCCGACCGCGCGCTCGAGCTCGCCGCGACGGCGATCAGCGCCGGCGTGGTCGTCGTGCTGCTCTACCGCTGGCTGACCGGGCGGCTGCCGCAGCGGCGCCTGCTGTCGCCGGTGATCACCATCGCGCTGCTGGGCGCGCTCACGTCGGGTGCGGGCACGGCGCTCGGCGACGGGCACCCGCTGTCGGCCCCGCTCTTGCAGGCGTACCGGATCCTGTTCTGCCTGTGGCCGCTGGCGTTCCTGGCCGGGGTGCTGCGCGCCCGCGTCGGCAACGCCGAGATGATCCGGCTGCTGCTGGAGCGCGACGGCACCGGGCTGGCCGCGCTGGTGCAGGACGACGAGGTCTGGAAGGACAGCCGGTCGATCGACGCGCTCAACGCGGCGGCCGGGCTGGTGCTCGACAACCAGCGGCTCACGGCGGAGCTGGAGCAGCGGCTGGCCGAGGTGCGCGCGTCGCGGGCGCGGCTGGTGGAGGCCGGCGATGAGGAACGCCGGCGGCTGGAGCGCGACCTGCACGACGGCGCCCAGCAGCGGCTGGTCAGCGTCGTGCTGCTGCTGAGGATGACCGGGCGCCGCTACGGCGACGGCCTGCCGCCGGAGGTGCGGGCCCTGCTCAGCGGCTCGGTCGACGAGCTGCAGACGGCGATCACCGAGCTGCGCGAGCTGGCCCGCGGCATCCGGCCGGCGATCCTCACCGAAGCGGGCTTGGCCGCGGCGGTCCGGTCGCTGGCCGAGCGCAGCCCGATGGACGTGGCGCTGGCGGTCGGCCCGGTGCCCCGGCTCGACGCGGCGGTGGAGGCGACGGCGTACTTCGTGACGTCGGAAGCGCTGACGAACGCGTTGAAGCACGCGCAGACCGACCACGTCGACGTCCGGATCACCACCGAGGGCGCGGAGCTGCGGGTCGAGGTGACCGACGCCGGCGTCGGCGGCGCGTCCCTCGACGGCGGGACCGGCTTGGCGGGCCTGCGCGACCGGGTGGATGCCCTCGGCGGCGACCTGACCGTCTCCAGCGGCCCCGGCGGCACCGCGGTCCACGCCGCCATCCCCCTGCCCGAAAAGCCGTGA
- a CDS encoding ABC transporter permease: protein MPQLDRSATEVADLEAVGSGLDALDAPVGERRPSFWKRFAWGFLPPLGALLVLVVVWQVLWAAAFWPETQLPAPLAVWDEFWGIVVDGKVFGFVWTSVHRAALGFFAGVLIGTPLGLVVAKVRVVRAAIGPLLTGLQSLPSVAWVPAAILWFGINDAAIYFVVLLGSVPSIANGLVSGIDQIPPILPRVGQVMGANRLSSARHILLPAALPGFLAGLKQGWAFSWRSLMAAELIALSPQLGIGLGAYLNQGSSFNSMETVIAAIFLILLVGIGIELLVFRPLERAVLRARGLTASL from the coding sequence ATGCCGCAGCTTGACCGGTCCGCCACGGAGGTGGCGGACCTCGAAGCCGTCGGCTCCGGCCTCGACGCCCTCGACGCCCCGGTGGGGGAGCGGCGGCCGAGCTTCTGGAAGCGCTTCGCCTGGGGGTTCCTGCCGCCGCTGGGCGCGCTGCTGGTGCTCGTCGTGGTCTGGCAGGTCCTCTGGGCGGCGGCGTTCTGGCCGGAGACCCAGCTGCCCGCGCCGCTGGCGGTGTGGGACGAGTTCTGGGGCATCGTCGTCGACGGCAAGGTCTTCGGCTTCGTCTGGACGTCGGTGCACCGCGCCGCGCTCGGCTTCTTCGCGGGCGTGCTGATCGGCACCCCGCTGGGCCTGGTCGTGGCGAAGGTCCGCGTGGTCCGCGCGGCGATCGGCCCGCTACTGACGGGCCTGCAGAGCCTCCCGTCGGTGGCCTGGGTCCCGGCGGCGATCCTGTGGTTCGGCATCAACGACGCGGCGATCTACTTCGTCGTCCTGCTCGGCTCGGTCCCGTCCATTGCGAACGGCCTCGTGTCCGGCATCGACCAGATCCCGCCGATCCTGCCCCGCGTGGGCCAGGTGATGGGCGCGAACCGCCTGTCGTCGGCCCGCCACATCCTGCTGCCGGCGGCCCTGCCGGGCTTCCTGGCGGGGCTGAAGCAGGGCTGGGCGTTCTCGTGGCGCTCGCTGATGGCGGCGGAGCTGATCGCGCTGTCACCGCAGCTGGGGATCGGCCTGGGCGCGTACCTGAACCAGGGATCGTCGTTCAACAGCATGGAGACGGTGATCGCGGCGATCTTCCTGATCCTGCTGGTCGGCATCGGGATCGAGCTGCTGGTGTTCCGCCCGCTGGAGCGGGCGGTGCTGCGGGCACGGGGACTCACCGCGTCGCTCTGA